The following nucleotide sequence is from Glycine max cultivar Williams 82 chromosome 9, Glycine_max_v4.0, whole genome shotgun sequence.
AAGGAGACTCAACTTCTCTTGGCCCAAAGAGAATTGAACAAGATAAAGAAACAGCTAGAAAGTGCTGAGAACACAAGATCCAAAACTCTTTCCGAGCTTGATAAGGCCAAAGTGACACTTCAGGAACTGACAAAGAAGCTCAACAGTGTTAGGGAATCTAAGCAATCAGCAATAGAAGCTGCTGAAGCTGTGAAGAATCAGGCCAAAGAACTTGAACAGGCACTATCCCAAAAAGCTATAGGATATGAAGCATGGAAACAAGAACTAGAGCATGCAAGAAAGGAGTACAAAACAACAGTGAAGGAACTAGATGCTTCCAAGCAAgaactcaacaaaataaggcAAGATTTTGACATAGCTTTGGAAGCAAAACTAGCTGCATTCCAAACAGCAGGCGAGGCTCAACGTTCTGCGAAATTGAACTCGGAAAAGCTCCATGAACTCAAAAACCAAATTGCaaccatgaaagagcaaattgAACATTTGAAGCTTGCCTCATCACAAGCCGAAGAAGACCAGGCAAAGATCATGAGAGAAAGAGAAGCGCAGCAAAGTTTCTACGAAAATGCCAAGGAAGAAGCACAGAATAAGTTGATTACTTTGAAGAATGAGTATGAACCTGAACTAACACAAAGCCTTGAGGCCAAACTTGCTGAAACAAGTGAAGAGATTCAGGTTCTCCAAGAGCAGATGAAAGAGGCACATGCTTCTGAGATGGATTCAGTGAGACGAATAACTTTGGAGATCAAAGAAGCCACAAAAACACTTCAGGAAGTTGCTGAAGAAGAAAACTCCCTGAGAAACCTAGTGGATTCCCTTAGTACAGAATTAGAACAAGTGAAGAAAGAGCAAGAGGAACTCAAGGAGAAGGAAAAGGCAGCAGAAGCTCTTGCTGTTGACCTAACTGATCAATTACAGAGTAAACCAGGAGACACAATGGAAAAAGAATCTGATAAAATTGATGAGATAGAATTGAAGATCAAGCACCTTTCATTTGAGACAGAAACC
It contains:
- the LOC100776481 gene encoding WEB family protein At1g12150, translated to MSFRIRDQERGTDSPREAGEIDTRAPFQSVKAAVSLFGEVAVSKEKHSIKRRSSENVLEKETQLLLAQRELNKIKKQLESAENTRSKTLSELDKAKVTLQELTKKLNSVRESKQSAIEAAEAVKNQAKELEQALSQKAIGYEAWKQELEHARKEYKTTVKELDASKQELNKIRQDFDIALEAKLAAFQTAGEAQRSAKLNSEKLHELKNQIATMKEQIEHLKLASSQAEEDQAKIMREREAQQSFYENAKEEAQNKLITLKNEYEPELTQSLEAKLAETSEEIQVLQEQMKEAHASEMDSVRRITLEIKEATKTLQEVAEEENSLRNLVDSLSTELEQVKKEQEELKEKEKAAEALAVDLTDQLQSKPGDTMEKESDKIDEIELKIKHLSFETETARREEEEMRSKTQELKQEAEKSKAVAEELEKKLELYLKQAEGAKASEQRAIEEMKMMSDSDNNTQDTVSVADSNGKIVLTVDEFAALSGKIKESEDMIDRTETAAMAQVEAINTRRNEVDRKVEANLKAIEEIKAATDMALRNAEMADSAKVAVEGELRKWRQEEQNMDYSDNSSRPISLRI